From Chrysemys picta bellii isolate R12L10 chromosome 1, ASM1138683v2, whole genome shotgun sequence:
GGAAGTGCTCCTGGAACTGGCGGATCTTAGAGTATTTCAGGGAGGTGGAACGCACAATATGAACCAAACACCTACAGTGGGGAAATGGCCGAGCCAGAGAAACACAAGGATCAACGGATTGACTCTtcacccttcctcctccccgcATTCACTGAGCCGGCTGAGGCACGGGTGGGTGTTAAAGCCGATCCTAGGAGTCACTAACAATCTGGGTGGATCGAAGTCCTGGGTCATGCCTTGTCCCCAACCCCGGAGCACTTCAGGCAGACACCTTGCACCACCTTGTTTAAAATATCTGACCTCTGAACCCCTGTGCAGCATAGGCCAGATCCAAGCTCATTGGAGTCAACTGCAGTCttgccactgacatcaatgggctcTGATCTGGCTCCAAATCCCTTGGCACCAGGGGTCAGACATGCAGCGCAACATATCACACCTTGTGCTTTCATGTGCTGGGGATGAGAGGAAGAAATGGGCAAGTAACATGAGCTAGCTGGCTGGGCTCTAGCGGGGTTACTCCGGCAGGCACTGCACGGGCCAGTTCACTCACTTGTTGTCGTAGAAGCTGTGTTTGGCAGCAAGGTTGGAGCAGACAGCTGGAGAGTCCTTGGTCCCTTTGCTGATTATCCGGGGTTTGCTGtcaaagcagatctgagaagGGAACAATCAGCACACTAGGAAATCTCAGAGAGCAGGAAAAAGGAGAGATGCTGCCAGAGATCTCACCCAGACTGGGATCATTTCACTTGGAAGGGAGAAGAGCCAGAGGGAACTTACTCGAGAGGTCCAAAAATTAGAACAAGCCTGATGGAAACTTAAGCAGTAGAGCTGCTTGGAAACCAGTAAACACATTTTGCAAACATTTCCAAACAgaatttttggcttttttttttttgacattccAACAGTTTTTTCATCACagttggaaaattttcaaccaggtCAACCTATAATTCCCTTCTTTTTATCCAAAAATGCAAAAGCAAGGGGAAACGATAGGGGAAATTAAAGCCGCGTACGTCCAAAACAAAAGTCATGTTCCTTTACACACACAGTCACCCTGGGGAACATGCTGCTGCAGGAGGTCAAGAcagagagggccagatcctcagttgatgtaaatcaaGGTAGCTCTACTGGTGTCAAAAcagcctgtgttgtgcaggaggtcaaactagatgatcacaatggtcccttctggccttagaatctataaaCAAGTGACACTAATTTGCTTCAGACGGGGATTTTTCCCATCACATGGTTATGGTTTGTCAAACAGCCGGGTCAAAGTTATGATTATTAAACTACCTTGCTAGCTATGAAAACCCAAGGTAGTCAAACTGCATGCTGCGGGCGTGAGCTGACcacctgcagggggcagggaggagttaCTCCCCCCACACCTACAGCATCGCACAGTTGCTCAGGTACATCACGGATTGTTCCGTTttgtcaccttcctctgaagcaacaggGAACAGCTGCTTCTGGAGGCCGGATACTGGCCAGGATGGACCAATGGTCCGGCTGCACACCGACAGCTGATCTAGGGTGGGATGAAGCAGAAGGGAGCCTGCCTCTTTCACGCACTTACAGTAGAGTTACATTTTGGATTTGCACCACTAACGCGGGCACTTATATCTGCAACAACAGGGAATGTGTGAAGTTTGTGCCTACAGCTCATTCCCCAAGAAAACGGTGctcccccctcctcttcctccctttaCCTCGCAGAGGAAGGTGAAGATGCCCTGGTGTTCCTTCAGGAGCTTGGCAATGGTCAAGTTGCCCCGCTTGATCCCTCCCAGCGGGTCAAAGAGGAGGTCACGATTGAGTGTTCCCTTCCTTTCCTCCGTCCACACGTCGATCTCCTCCTGGTGGTACGCGAAGGTGCAGTTATCCCCGTACTTACAGTCCTGCTTGTTAATCATATCTACAAAGCAACAAAGAGCAGAGCACCCCGCATGGAGGGGGGCCAGGTCAGAAACTGAGCTCGCCCTTGTCAGCTCGCCCTGCTCCCCACAACTCACAAGGAGCTAAATCTGAAGAGTTAAGAAAGACACAAAGCCTGAGCTTTTGGCCCCTCGTTAGACACTTTATAGTTACACCACCTCAGAGATTAATCTGGTTACATCTCATACACTGAGCAGGGTCGGGCCTGGTCTGGCCTAGGATGGGGAACTTCTTGGGAAAGCCCCAGTGCCCCGCAGCAGGGTTGGTTACTCAGCAGGGAGGGCTCTGGCCAGAACCAAAGTCCCAGCACGTGCTGGTGGGAGCAGTATTAGTAGTTCAGTGCCAGCGGGAGACAGGCTCTCCGTCTCAGCGGGGCACCTAAAACTGGTTGCTTTGAGAGAAGCAGGCTGCAGTCCTGCCATTCCCACCACCCTGCGAAATTTCCAGCGGCCAGGCGCATCGCTCTTTCCAAGCCATCCTGTACCCAGAGCGatagcaccagctgctgctccgcTGTGCGAAGCTCCCGTTTTCTACCATGTGTTACGGGTTCATCTGTCTTGTCTCTGGttctcattcccccccccccccccccaaccccagcgaTCATTTCACGAAGGAGCGAGAAGCCTCCAGAGGGAGCACGCGATCCCTGCTGCAAGCTCCCCTGCTACCTCTGCTGGCATATGCCTCACAGCCCCCCTTCCAAGCTCACCTTTGCACAGGTAATAGGATCCCACAAAGTTGGTTTTGGTGGGTCGGGGCCGGATCCTCTTCCAGGTCTTGTCTTCAGAGTTTCGCAGTCTCCCTAGCAATATGTCCCTCTTACACTTGTGCTCCAGGCCTTCCCGGTAAGTGTAGTCACCAGCCTTGGGGCCTATGGGAAAGGAGGACCCGATCAGCAAGAGGGAAAACAATCCCCAAGCCCTCGAACTGCTGCTGATGTCATAAGCACATCACCTGTTTTGGGGTAGCAGAGGTGGCAGGCTTGCTTGAAGACATGAGTGGACGCCAGGGGGTTCTTCACGAGCAGGGCAGTGTTGGGCATCACCGCCTCTGGCTGAGACTGCAGTAGCTCTGCCCCCTTGGGGATGGTAGGGTGACTCACCCCACTGAGGCTGACCTGAAagacaaaaaaaccacacacatccCTCTTCTAAACCTAACAGCCAATGGACCGAAACTGGCCCCCAGACTAACACTGGGCCCCTTCATGACCATGCAAACACACAACAGAGCTCGTGCCTCAGCAAGatggctgccaccagcagcaggcGGTTCAGAAACGGCAACAGGAACACCAGAGTTGTGTTTTCAAATACAATCAATGAGCAATTTATCTGCAGCAGAGAAGGACCTCTCCTTCCCCACGGAAGGGCCAGCAACTCAGGAGACAACAGCTCTTTCTTCATCCCTGAAGGAAGggcttctctcccccaccttccagCACAATGAGTTGTGCATTCCACGGCACTTGAACAAAAGAACTAACCCTGCCGTGCAACGTGTCAGACagaaagaaaacaggaaggaCGGAGGTTCAGCGATGTCCCAGTCCCACTCAATAACCTAGTTTAGATAGAGGCAGATCATCCTACCCACAGAGCTCCTGAGGGGAAAAGCCTCAGCCCAACCTCAGACCCGGTGAGACCAATGTACAATCCCATGCATGACGGAGACTGGAGTGGAGCATTTAACTCCATGCAGACCCTAGTGatacagtgggggaggggacaaagaAGGAAGGGGAAAATGCTGTGTGACCACATATGGAGAAAGGCCTCTACACAGCCCTGCCACCACACGGGGCGAGTGGGAAGGAGGTTACGCACACAGGGCAGGGTAACTGAAGCCACCAGATTTTGGAACTGATTAAGAAAGGGCCCAGAGTGCAAGAATAGCCCCgtgccctccccactcccatggCACATGGGCACCTTGGTACATCCAGCAGGGGTAGCAGCTCACTCACCGCAGGAGATGGTTTCTGGCTGCCAGCAGTGTGTCGCAGTTCCTGAGGACCAGCTTCTTCTGGGCAGAGGAAGAAAAATCCCAAACACATACATCTCACTTTCAGAAGCTGCTCTGATGCCCGAGACAGAGATTTGAGCTTGTTCAAcagttttttaattctttttatcTTCCAGGAACATCCAGTACCCAGGGCAGAGACTTGAAAACTTCTGCAAGAGCCTCCCCTTTTCTGAAATCCCCAAAGGCAACAGACCCCCACTGCCAGCTGCCTGAAGGGTACTTTTCACAAACAGCAAGAGACCAAAGGAATTCAGCGCAGACGGGAGCCTAGGTTCCAGCACAGTCCTCACTGGGCAACCTCTTCTCCGCTTGTGATGCTCCAGCATTCAGTCTGCTGTAACATCCCCATGCAGCCTACCTATGCCCCAAGGGGCTGAAATGCTCCTTACCTGATCTCCCTCCAGAGCCCGGCTCCACAGAACATGACTGGAGTGCTCTTTGGGCTATGACACTTATTGCTCACAGAGATCAAAGGAGGCAAAGACTGACTAAACCATCTAGTCCATCCCACCCTGCCCAATGCAAAATCCTGCCCTACAGTAGATTTGCCAAGACTTTGCCAAAGTCTGTTTTAAATGACTTGGCATGAAAGGGCTCCCACAACTTCCCTTAGGAGACCAGTGTCAGGCAATGTTTCTTTGATATGAAGCCTGAATGTCCCCTCATTACTCGAGCTTTACCCCCTGGGATAACCCTGAACAACAGCTCTGCCTCCTTGGTGTCTACACCCTGCAGATGCTTGTAATCAGCGGTCACACCCCACCACTCCCCCATTATCGCTCAGACAAGCCATGCTGATAtttagttcttttaatctttcctccatCTCAATCAATTATCTGGAAGCTTAATTATTGGTCTCTTTCTTCTCTGGCATTGACATCTGTCTGCTGTGGAGATGCTCAGAGCTAAACACAGTGTTCTAGGGGCACTGTCACAGCCACAAATGCCTGCAACCCCGACTCCTCTGTGCCCTGCACCTACCTATAGCAAAGGAATCCAGGGCATCCAGTGAGCCCCTGCTAGTCCCAAAGGTGTCCAGGGCATCGAGCCGTGGCTCTGTGTACGGGAGCAGGTCCAGTGAATCCAGAGAATCCAAGGGGGAGCCACCACTGCCCCCAGTGggctcaaaggcatccaggacaGAAGAGGAGAGCTGCTTGGTGGGATCCATCACCAGGCCGAAGGAGGCAGGTGGCAGTGGATGTTGGTTAATCGGGATGTTGGCTGTCACcacagggggcagcagaggggttcCGCCCGGAAACACAGGGATCAGCTGGGGCATCTCAGTAGGCAAGTTGGTGGGAATGGTTCCCTGGACCAGAGACTTTGAGAGTTGTGAGGAAAAGGGGGCAGAGAAATCATATTAGAGAAAGGACTGGAGGAAGCATGTTTCAGAGAGATGGGTGGATGGACAGAGCGCACTACAGCAGCGAGTGTAACAGTCTCCCACTCCAGAGTGCACAGCACTTAACTTCAGTTCAGAGCAATAAGCCAGCCTCTACCCTCCAGGCCCATTTTCACCCCCAAACACTGAAAAGCAGGGGGTGGAAGGGGGAAAGGTGCTCTCTTCATTCCCATGGGGTCTAGCCCCTCCATCTGGATTTATGTATTCCACTCACACTAGGCCGTCCAATGAGTCAAGATCTAAGATGGGCTCCTTAGAGACACACAAGCCAGCGATGGGAAGAAAGAAAGGGACTGAGCACACACTGCCAGACGAACACGTGACAGcgaggagagagagaacatgcTCTAAAGGATGGATTCAGAACACGACCGGAGCTCTTACTAGAGGGTACTGTGACCCGTCAGCCAGGGAATCCAGAAGAGAGTCCAGTTCTTCCCCAATAACCTCCCCATCTGTGAAGTCCTCCACACTCTCGGGCACGGGCAGGGATACGCAATCCGGAGAATGGAGCAGTGGGGCGGCAGGCAGAGAGGTGGGCAGGCCCTTTGCATCCATGTCAGAAGCTGAAAGGGCTGCACCCTCGCTCACAGGGATGGAGGTGGCGAGGGGAGCAGGGATGCACTGCAGGTCCATGGAGAAGTCtgcaagggggagagggggggggaagacacaAAGCCAGTCACATGGTGCCTGGGGGTGAGCCGAGTGCAGCTTGGCCAAAGAACACAAGATGTACAACTTAGTTGGACCTCAAGCACTTAGCAGGTGAAACCTTTATAGATTGGCAGCTCCAGTTTCAGGGATTCTTGGCCTTTGTTTTTTGTCTCAGACCTCCCAAAGGCCTTCGCAGAATGTCTCGTGAATAGCCAGACAATGCTCACCTCCCATGATGGTGCCTGGGAAGTGTCTGCAGGCCAAATCttggtctcactgaagtcaacagcaaaattgctattgaattcagtggtgtCCGGTCGTGACCCCATGAGTCCAGTTACTCTATACCCCATTGTCCGGTGGTTTTTAAATGCTTCTGAACTGCCTCCTCCTGCAGAGCTCAGTTGTCCTCCCAGCACCTCTGCTCCTTGCTGTCCCTgtgcccgctcccccccccccccctaaaaccCACTTCTCCTCAGGCTCTCTAAGTTCTGAGCTTCCctgttggggaagggagggagacacCCAAACCctgactggggaggggagcagggtaaGGAAGCCCAGACAAGCCTCCCAAAGAATACAGAATATTGGGTCCCCAAACATACATTTGAAGACTCACCAGATGCCCTTGCCAGAGTGGTGCCTAACTCTTGAGTACCCCTCCCCTCGATGTCTGCAGGAGACAGGCTTAAAGATCTTTACTGTGTTACTGAGGCTTCCCTCAATAGTTGTAGGGGtgatgggggggaaggagagacaaCTTTCCCTACAGCTTCCTTCACCCTCTGGCCCAGTGTTCTGACTATTCGAAAATGAGGcaattctccccccgccccatctccccacccccaaatactcTGTTAAGGTGAAGTTAAGGTGGCAAGCACACGTTTGTCACCTGAGCACGCTCCATCCTGCAAAACTGttagaatttaaaaagaaacagtccAAACGTTAGACCCCCAGGAGATGCAGAGTTACACATGTAAGTCTCAAACCAGGCACCCAAACTACCTTCATTCTGCCCCTGTAGCGATgccctgaaaagaaaaaaaatcagaaaaatactACCACCTTCTCCATCCACTCTAAAGAGTTCCatgttcagagattccaaggcccgaAGGGACCCAcccctgtgatcatctagtctgacctcctgtataacacaggccatagaatctcCCCAAAACATTATCAGCAACCCCAAAACTAGAACGCCTTCATCTCCTCTGATTAGTGATTGGGCTGCTTTGTGGTCGTACACAGTACATATACCAATTCCTGAGCAGACAAATAGCAAAGCGAAAGCAATCATTCCTCACTCTGCATTAACAGCCCAATTCTGCGACGTCCTGAAGGCTCATAAGAGACGCTCATCACCTCACAGGTCTGGGTCTTATGATTCCATGTGATAGTCAATTATTCAAGAGTCATTAAGCACAGAGCTAATGTGTTTCCACATACAAACGTCATACACCCAGATCAGAAAATGGAGCCCTTTAATGGGGCCCAGCCATAGTTAGCATTGCAGACATTTATGCAAGGAACAAATAAAAACCAATGTGCTGTGGAGCATGGTTTTCAATACGCGGTTAAGAAGGGCGAGTGTCGGAGTGGCATttctaccgggggggggggggggggggggggaaatagagtTAAGGTAGTTTAGTCCCTGGCAGGAAGAGGGCAACCTTGCAACTTTCACTCTGCGTTTCCTGGGGTTCTAAACATAGAAGGCTCCAATTCTAATGTCTCTGGAGGGGAGAGTGTATTCAAAGCACGGCTCCATATCTACAGTCTTAACTTTAAAGTTGTTTTGGTTGGGAATGTACAGCAGAATCGCATGTGTTCAAACCCGGCTTTAGAGCTGAAAATAGGTTACGTCCCCATGTGTTTGTTATTTGCATTGATTAGTCCCCATTTATCCAAAAATATGACATGTCCCTTGTTCTGCTTGGATAGCTAGATTTCTGTTGTACAAGGTTCTCCTAGCAAGTGCCTTCTTAACCTGATTTCCCCCTCTATCAGTGTCTTAACAGTTTACTGAGGATTCTGAAGTGAAGAGAAACCAATATAAAGAACAGCACCTCCATATACTCCTGCTCCATaccacctcctgcccccatccccgcTAGGCTGGTTTCTTCCAGTCTCCAAAGTCAGGAAGCAAAAGAGGTCCAAATGAAGACAAAGCAACTATTAGTCCAGCCAACCTGAGCAGGTGCCTTACGGCTGCCATGAGAAACAGAAAGGAGAAAGCTTTACCTGTTTCAATATCATCTATGGAGCCCAACCCATTGGAAGTCATCTGTaaggcagggaggaggagaagaactcATCACTACAAAGACATCTTTTGAAAGGTGTTAGTGCTTCACAGCCCCAAATCTCCCCTCCCAAATATCTTCAGTGCagtctgctgctgcttccctcctctccccccacccccgcccccgccttTCAGTGCTGGAACCATTAAACTGATGTACTGTTAGACCACTATTCCTCCAAGCCTGGTATTTCACCTTCAGCAGTGACCAAAACCTGTATTCCTCTGAAGTAATAAACCCCCATAATACCCGACCTTCTCAGTAATTCTGCACATGGGATTTCATGTGGGTGAGAATATTCCTTCCTGATTCCCAGAGCCAATCAGCTAGCCCCACAAAGCATGAGATCTGATTAGCCTTATCTTACATAACTAGCCTTTCTTAGCTTACATATCTTTCCATTTAATAACCACTAATTTTTACAGCAAGACTAAAAACAGGAAAAGGTTCCCACCAAAACAACTGCTGACTGTGAGCCCTAGGCAAAGAATAAATGAGCAACTTTACAGAAGTCTGAATGCTGCTACTGGAAATACATTTTCCTAATAATTGTATTAGGCCTACCATGACTCCGTTTCCACACAAACATTCCTGTGTTAGTCCAAAGGCCACTTGGTGTTGGTTATATCCAAAATACAAAGATAAGCAAATATACCTATATTCTATACGCCAGCAACAATACAGTTCTAAGTATTTTGGCCAAACAGGCTCCGGTTCGGGAGACACCATCCCATCATGGCATCACTCTGACAAAGAACCCCTAGAAAACCTTGCCTTATATGCACTCTAACAAACAAGTGATATCATTGCTGGTTACCGGACCTTGGCTAAGGTCAGATGAAGCAGCTTAGAGCCGAGCTCTATCCTCTGCCCTGGTCGAGACAAGATTAATGACTGGGAACCTCTTTCCTCGAGGTTTTCTTATCTCCTCATTTTACCATATTTTGCTCTCATTACTAAACTAAGCATTTCTCTATAATCAACTCAACCAATTATTTACTGCACCTGGTAcccaaataataatatttttaaaatttctatgACCTCAGCCCAAACCTTAAATAAGATAACACTAGTATTTTAAGGGTCACCACAAGTTTAACACAAACAACTCATCCTTCTCATAATctgactctttttaaaaaaatcacaggcTTTGGACCTATTCCTTATGCTAAGATCCAAACTCAAGTTAAAACCACAGTTCACCCTGGTCTAATGTGAGCCTATATTCCAACAGTGCAAACACATTTTTCTTCCTGCTTTCAGTTAAAAATGATAGACACCAGCACAACAAATATTTGAGATTACACATTTGCAACTCCATCAGTTACAACTTCAGTTTTTGCAGTGTTCTAATTTTccataaaagggaaaattttcaATGGAAGAAGATTATGGGTGGCTACAAGAAATGATCTTAGGCTGATTCTCACTGCTAGACAGATATTAAGGCAAGTCACTCATCAACATAAACTTCAAATTGTATTGCTCTAGTATCTTTTAAGGGGTTTTTAGgttcatttaaaaagggataatGTCAAATAGTGCTAGGTCCCAAATTTAAGAGCCTAAAATgattgtcaaatatttttttttaaatatgaagcgTTTTAGTGAAATCTCTTAAAAACCAGCAATGAAATCAGTGATCTGATtatttttcattctgtgtttgtacagtgcctagcataatggtgtcttgtccatgactggagctcctaggtgctacggcGATACAAAAGAGTAAATAATAAATTAAGCAATGTTTAAATTTGCATGCTTCACTCGGCTTGGACAGTGAAATCCTCCAGTCTAGTTTCATTTTATAAGTTTCTTCATCTGTTTCATTTCCTGGTTCTTGCATATTAGCACTTTGTAATTGTACCAGAACCAGAGAGGGAAACAGAAAGTGAAGTCATCCAGTCTAGATAAGTGAAATGTAAGCTTTGACAGTGAAAAGCAAAATTAGATTAAGAATTTTTCTGCTTTAATAATGTTATCAGCACTGctgcaatggaaatatttaaaaaataaatgattttcttGATACTGTTCCTTGAAAAGGGAAAAATAGATAAACACTGATCTTTTACTCCTAAAAGATGGTAATAAACTTGCATGAAATAAAATATAGAAACTCTCATGTAAAATAACGTATGGACATTGAGAATGTCAGACAGGAACTGTACCTGATTTGCTAAGCTGGCTGATGTGCCATTACTGAGTAGAGAGAAAGTTTCCAATTCCTGCTGCAAGGAAGAGAGAGATTTCATGACACAGGGATTCCGTGAACTCCTGCAAATTAGGTAGTGACTGATTGGATCTTGTCAGCCACTGCTATCCAACGGTACACTTCCCTATCAGGCATTCTCTACAACCACAAACCATAGGGAGAGAAATCAGGACCACCTGCTTTTCCTTAGTGTACACCAATCATCCCAAAATTCATGTGATTGTACCTGAAGCCTGTTGCTTGCAGGATTATGAAAGAGCCCCAGATTCAGTCCAGCCATCCTGGTGCAAAATGCACATCGATGCAATATCCCAATGTGAAAACACCCCTGTACAATGCTGCATCATGAGATGGTAAGTTTGAACCCCACCCCACGACAGACACATTCAACcttgtcatttaaaaaattagTTGTGGAGTGCATTAAAGCACTGGAATGAAAAACAGAAGCTAGAGTAAACTGCAGCAAAATGCTACTAAAAAGGtttcaattaattaaaaaaggGAGTCTTGTGTTTTGCTTGCATAGACACAGTTTAGACTCATCTGCGGAGTAACGAGGTAGAGGGAAAAGTGCAGAGGGCCAATGGAGTGAGTAAGTATGAAAAGTATTTCAGGGAAAGTTTCCCTTCTCTCAAGATtcaataattacaacatttttAGAGCTCTAGCAAGTGGAGGATTTTCCTCTAATCCAACAACACTTGCAAAACATGCAGagcttacatttatatagcatagCATCCGTTACCCAAAAGCACTTTACCAACTACTACAAATCATTTCACTTggcacagaaatgcagccacttctcaGCTGGAATGTGCCAGCTGTTTAACACTGCACAGCAAGATTACACAAGAGTTAGAGACAGGAACTGAAGAAGAATGTTGCATCTAAATAAAACTGCAGAGAGGAATTTGAGGGACACAGAATATCAATCACTCAAGCTGGAGTTCAGCCAGGGCCTTGGGGCTAACATTCCTATTCTTGAGAAATGTGTCACAGGAGCGTCAGTGACCAGAAGTAGTTTTGCCTTATCTAAAGGAGACTCCCATCTGTAGCTCAGCACCCCTTAGCACAACCCTAGGGCGTATGTTTCATACTGATAAACAGAAGAATGCTCCATTTTGAACCACCACATCCATTTATTGCAGCACTAGGGTtttccttagagcagtggttctcaaacttcattgcactgtgaccccccttctgacaaaaaaaaaaaaaaaaaaaaagttactacactaccccaggaaggggggaccgaagcctgagcctgcccaaccCCTGCCACCCTGGGTAATCTAAGCCACACTGCCCAAGGCTGAAACCCTCAGGCTTCGGCCCCttgccccagcaagtctaagccagcttggcgaccccattaaaatggggtcacaacccactttggggtcccgacccccagtttgagaactgctgccttaGCGCTATCCCCTCAAACAACATCCAGGCTTCATTCTGCTTAGCTTGGGATATGAGATTGCGCACCAAGCCAAGATGCTTATGGCTCCAAGCCAGAAATGCACCTGCAGGGGTGCTGCAGGCCAGGACTGAAGAATGACTGGCAGATCTGGGAGTGGGGGCATTCCCAGGAGTGGAATAGCAGGAGGTGCTGAAGGCTGTACCTATGGCAATGCAGCCGCTCAGAATCAGTAGCCTTTACAGAAACATATCAGTGGAATCCAAGGGACAGTCTAGAAAGAGTCATACCTGAGGCCTCTTATATGCTTTCCGAACCCTTAAACCCAGCTTCTGTGCGAGCTCCTGACCAAGCTGCGTAACGCTCTCATCCTAGAGAAAATGTAATTCAAGGACATTGTCATTTTAAAGCATGTGGTTTTATTTTACTGCACATACAATAATCAACCAGAAACAGACCACAAGTTATACAAACAGACCACAAGTTACAGCTACACAGACTGAATTACATGCTAGTATTCTTATTGATATGCAAGACGAGAGGTAGCCAATTGCCCGACTCCATTCCAGGAGAGGCTGTGCAGATCTAAGACATCAGTCATTCAGCCCTGCAGAGATACAAAGCTGCGGAAATGGAGAGGCAATATCCTCTCTCCAACAAAGTATCGAGTCTCCAAATGCAGGGCTAGTGATCCTTATTGACACGATGGCCCCACCTTCAACCCTGCTTGCCCCTCCAATCCCAGGATCTGGGTGGGAACACTGGTTCCGAGACACCTTTgaccttccccaccctctgctgcacTGAGCTCTGCTAATGATTTAGCTCATCACGTCCAGTCTGTGCTCACTTTCTCagtttctctctttaaaaaagtTCCCAATTTACACAACACATAGATGCTACTTCCTGGAACTACACAATCCACAATGTAAATTCAGCCAATCACTGCCCCTCTCTCCTGTTAAAGTCCTATTAACCCACAGCACTAGGTCACTCCGAGCATCCACTCCTGCTCCCATGTTGCTCAACACCTTTGGAGGGTGGCCCATGACCACACTGCATCCCCCACCACAGTTTCATTCTCTCTTCCTTCAGCTCTTTCATCTCCCTGGCCAAACAAAAACAGGCTTCCTTCCTCACTGAGTCCCACAAGCACAATCCCCAACACTTATTTTCACCCTCTGACTGCCTCCTTCAGCCTCCTGTTCCCCACCCTTTCTTCCCTCCTTGCAAAGTATTTGGTTAACTTTGTCACAGGGAAAAAATCAACTAAATCCTATATGATTCACCCCCTGCCTCGTTCCCTTGAAACATCTTCTCCCTCATCATCA
This genomic window contains:
- the ZC3H7B gene encoding zinc finger CCCH domain-containing protein 7B isoform X5, which produces MYVSQGLESSSNKKDAIMERQKRKEEIEKGLQFIQSTLPLSQEDYEAFLQKLVRNLFAEGNDLFREKDFKLALVQYVEGLNVADYAASDEVTIPVELLCKLHVNRAACYFAMGLYEKALEDSEKALMLDKENIRALFRKARSLKELGRHKEAYECNSRCLLSLPHDESVTQLGQELAQKLGLRVRKAYKRPQELETFSLLSNGTSASLANQMTSNGLGSIDDIETDFSMDLQCIPAPLATSIPVSEGAALSASDMDAKGLPTSLPAAPLLHSPDCVSLPVPESVEDFTDGEVIGEELDSLLDSLADGSQYPLSLVQGTIPTNLPTEMPQLIPVFPGGTPLLPPVVTANIPINQHPLPPASFGLVMDPTKQLSSSVLDAFEPTGGSGGSPLDSLDSLDLLPYTEPRLDALDTFGTSRGSLDALDSFAIEEAGPQELRHTAGSQKPSPAVSLSGVSHPTIPKGAELLQSQPEAVMPNTALLVKNPLASTHVFKQACHLCYPKTGPKAGDYTYREGLEHKCKRDILLGRLRNSEDKTWKRIRPRPTKTNFVGSYYLCKDMINKQDCKYGDNCTFAYHQEEIDVWTEERKGTLNRDLLFDPLGGIKRGNLTIAKLLKEHQGIFTFLCEICFDSKPRIISKGTKDSPAVCSNLAAKHSFYDNKCLVHIVRSTSLKYSKIRQFQEHFQFDVCRHEVRYGCLREDSCHFAHSFIELKVWLLQQYSGMTHEDIVQESKKYWQLMEHASKATSSTAAPRAPTSSSFDLQMKFVCGQCWRNGQVVEPDKDLKYCSAKARHCWTKERRVLLVMSKAKRKWVSVRPLPSIRNFPQQYDLCIHAQNGRKCQYVGNCSFAHSPEERDMWTFMKENKILDMQQTYDMWLKKHNPGKPGEGTPLTSREGEKQIQMPTDYADIMMGYHCWLCGKNSNSKKQWQQHIQSEKHKEKVFTSDNDSSCWTYRFPMGEFRLCDRFQKTKACPEGEKCCYAHGQDELTEWLDRREVLKQKLAKARKDMLLCPKDDDFGKYNFLLRDGV
- the ZC3H7B gene encoding zinc finger CCCH domain-containing protein 7B isoform X8, coding for MSFEIIRSGRSRYHLIRRRRRRGIGLLRTFLLQFLHRRYNGETEKERGNREGTSIHSAFLQKLVRNLFAEGNDLFREKDFKLALVQYVEGLNVADYAASDEVTIPVELLCKLHVNRAACYFAMGLYEKALEDSEKALMLDKENIRALFRKARSLKELGRHKEAYECNSRCLLSLPHDESVTQLGQELAQKLGLRVRKAYKRPQQELETFSLLSNGTSASLANQMTSNGLGSIDDIETDFSMDLQCIPAPLATSIPVSEGAALSASDMDAKGLPTSLPAAPLLHSPDCVSLPVPESVEDFTDGEVIGEELDSLLDSLADGSQYPLSLVQGTIPTNLPTEMPQLIPVFPGGTPLLPPVVTANIPINQHPLPPASFGLVMDPTKQLSSSVLDAFEPTGGSGGSPLDSLDSLDLLPYTEPRLDALDTFGTSRGSLDALDSFAIEEAGPQELRHTAGSQKPSPAVSLSGVSHPTIPKGAELLQSQPEAVMPNTALLVKNPLASTHVFKQACHLCYPKTGPKAGDYTYREGLEHKCKRDILLGRLRNSEDKTWKRIRPRPTKTNFVGSYYLCKDMINKQDCKYGDNCTFAYHQEEIDVWTEERKGTLNRDLLFDPLGGIKRGNLTIAKLLKEHQGIFTFLCEICFDSKPRIISKGTKDSPAVCSNLAAKHSFYDNKCLVHIVRSTSLKYSKIRQFQEHFQFDVCRHEVRYGCLREDSCHFAHSFIELKVWLLQQYSGMTHEDIVQESKKYWQLMEHASKATSSTAAPRAPTSSSFDLQMKFVCGQCWRNGQVVEPDKDLKYCSAKARHCWTKERRVLLVMSKAKRKWVSVRPLPSIRNFPQQYDELLL